The sequence AGCCTCGGAGTCGAGATCTCCGCCGGGGTCTGCAGCACCCTGGACGTCACCGGTGCCGAACTCATAGTGATGGCCGACAAGGCGCTCTACGAGGCGAAGGAATCAGGCAGGAACCGCGCTGTCGAGTTCACGCCCAGGCTCAACTCCGAATCCAGGACGTTCAAGATCGGGGTCACCTATTTCGGCAAGAGCCCGATCTTCGACAGGAACAGGCTGATCATCAAGGCCTGGTTCCCCAAGCCCGATGCCCAGGAGATAGAGGCGAGGGAGATCACCTTCCTCGACTCGATCGTCAGCGAGCCCCTGTCGCTGGCGTCTCCTCCGGGCGGTCTCATCAACCAGGAGATCCCCGGGCGGGTGGTCTTCGTCGAGAACAGGGGCAACTACACCTGGTTCGAGTTCGAGATCCGCGAGGAGGTCTTCGAACTGATGTGGAGCCAGGTCAGGAACAGGAACGCTTCGGGCGGATCGGCTTGAGGACGATCCTGAGGTGCGCCTCTGTCAGGACGGGACGGGGGACGCCGCTGGGGCCCAGTGAGATCTCCGTGCGCGACGGCATGATAGAGCGGATCGTCCCGCTCGGGGGGGAAGTCCCCCCCTGTCACGCCATCCCGTCCTTCTTCGATGCGCACTGCCATCTCCTCTGGATGGGCATGGAGAAGGCCGGCCTCGACCTCTCGGGCTGCCGGAGCGCTGCCGACATGCTCGACGCGCTGGCCGGAGCCCCGGCGGGGGATGAAGGGGCGATAGTCAGGGGCGAGAAGTGGGACGAGAGCTCCTGGAGCGGGGCTTCGCTCCCGTCCCTGGATGAACTCGACTCGGCCTCGAGGGGCAGACCGGTCATGCTCCGGAGGGTGTGCGGAC comes from Candidatus Fermentibacter sp. and encodes:
- a CDS encoding GGDEF domain-containing protein gives rise to the protein MAEETGDYPVRLRFPREGETDPVTGLPPRKALDEDLPRLLRLMAVERLPLSAVMIDIDHFKLFNDRWGHSIGDMVLLHVSRIIRESVRYRGEAYRYGGEEITVLLPNFDRSEGLAAASRMVSTVGHSPLSIPADDPSIPVSARVQAPGDSSGTVSLGVEISAGVCSTLDVTGAELIVMADKALYEAKESGRNRAVEFTPRLNSESRTFKIGVTYFGKSPIFDRNRLIIKAWFPKPDAQEIEAREITFLDSIVSEPLSLASPPGGLINQEIPGRVVFVENRGNYTWFEFEIREEVFELMWSQVRNRNASGGSA